One window of Methanobrevibacter woesei genomic DNA carries:
- a CDS encoding chorismate--pyruvate lyase family protein, producing MASKNEANQGLIEKINSVEKEQSRTFSNTQKILLTTDGSITAILDVLYGKITLTTLEQHFEKATESTSKYVNVEVGDEINYREVIMHKDDKPLIYALSHVPLKRVSNEIREDLIRADIPIGRILKNYQIESRREINNIYIEKPNETLKNLFKTDEDMLARDYVIINNKDILMWIKEVFPISSFTKI from the coding sequence ATGGCCTCTAAAAATGAAGCTAACCAAGGATTAATTGAAAAAATAAATAGTGTTGAAAAAGAACAGTCAAGAACTTTTTCAAACACTCAAAAAATTCTTTTAACAACAGACGGATCAATTACAGCTATTTTAGATGTGCTCTATGGAAAAATCACCTTAACAACCCTTGAACAACATTTTGAAAAGGCAACAGAATCTACATCAAAATATGTCAATGTGGAAGTAGGTGATGAGATAAATTATAGGGAAGTTATAATGCATAAAGATGATAAACCTTTAATTTATGCACTTTCCCATGTTCCTCTAAAAAGAGTCAGTAATGAAATTAGAGAAGATTTAATTAGAGCAGATATCCCAATTGGAAGAATTTTAAAAAATTATCAAATTGAATCAAGAAGAGAAATCAATAATATTTACATTGAAAAACCAAATGAAACATTAAAAAATCTTTTTAAAACAGATGAAGACATGCTTGCAAGAGACTATGTGATTATAAACAACAAGGATATTTTAATGTGGATTAAAGAGGTATTTCCAATAAGTAGCTTTACAAAAATTTAA
- the hacA gene encoding homoaconitase large subunit produces the protein MNITEKILSKKAGHEVVPGEIIEIDVDLAMSHDGTSPPAIKTFEKIADKVWDSEKIAIVFDHNIPANTIGSAEFQKVCRDFIKEQGISKNYIHGEGICHQVLPEMGLVEPGKVIVGADSHTCTYGAFGAFSTGMGATDLAMVYATGKNWFMVPEANKMEVIGDADEYIAPKDIILNIIGDMGIAGATYQTAEFCGEVIENMGVEGRATMCNMAIEMGAKNGIMEPNSDVINYVCKRTGKTESQLDIVKSDKDTPYKRELTYDITDMEPQIACPNDVDNVKDISKVEGTAIDQCLIGSCTNGRLSDLKDAYEILKGKEINNDVRLLILPASKEIYKQAMDLGYIETFLDAGAIICNPGCGPCLGGHMGVLSEGEVCISTTNRNFKGRMGDPKSQVYLSNAKVVAASAIEGVITHPKDL, from the coding sequence ATGAATATTACTGAAAAGATTTTATCAAAAAAAGCTGGCCATGAAGTAGTTCCTGGCGAAATAATTGAAATTGATGTTGATTTGGCTATGTCACATGATGGAACATCTCCACCAGCTATTAAAACTTTTGAAAAAATAGCTGATAAAGTCTGGGACAGCGAAAAAATAGCTATTGTCTTTGATCATAACATTCCTGCAAATACAATTGGATCTGCAGAGTTCCAAAAGGTTTGCAGAGATTTCATAAAAGAACAAGGCATTAGTAAAAATTATATTCATGGAGAAGGTATCTGTCACCAAGTTCTTCCAGAAATGGGTCTTGTTGAACCTGGAAAAGTTATTGTAGGTGCAGATTCACATACTTGTACTTATGGTGCTTTCGGAGCATTTTCCACAGGTATGGGGGCTACTGATTTAGCAATGGTATATGCTACAGGTAAAAACTGGTTTATGGTTCCTGAAGCAAATAAAATGGAAGTCATTGGAGATGCAGATGAATACATTGCACCAAAAGACATTATCTTAAATATTATCGGAGATATGGGAATAGCTGGTGCTACTTATCAGACAGCTGAATTCTGTGGAGAAGTCATTGAAAATATGGGTGTTGAAGGAAGAGCAACCATGTGTAATATGGCTATTGAAATGGGTGCTAAAAATGGAATTATGGAACCTAACTCAGATGTAATTAATTATGTCTGCAAGAGAACTGGTAAAACTGAATCCCAATTAGACATTGTAAAATCTGATAAAGACACCCCATATAAAAGAGAATTAACCTATGATATTACAGATATGGAACCTCAAATAGCTTGTCCAAATGATGTGGATAATGTTAAAGACATATCCAAAGTCGAAGGAACAGCTATTGACCAATGTTTAATCGGTTCCTGTACAAATGGTAGATTATCTGATTTAAAAGATGCATATGAAATCTTAAAAGGTAAAGAGATTAATAATGATGTTAGACTTTTAATCTTACCCGCTTCAAAAGAAATATACAAACAAGCAATGGATTTAGGTTACATTGAAACTTTCCTTGATGCTGGAGCAATTATTTGTAATCCTGGATGTGGACCTTGCCTTGGTGGGCATATGGGAGTATTATCTGAAGGAGAAGTTTGTATTTCAACAACAAACAGGAACTTCAAAGGCAGAATGGGAGATCCGAAATCCCAAGTATACCTATCTAATGCAAAAGTGGTTGCTGCATCAGCTATTGAAGGAGTTATTACCCATCCAAAAGATTTATAA
- the fen gene encoding flap endonuclease-1 yields the protein MGVKLKDIIEPESINFKYLEGRTIAIDAFNTLYQFLSSIRQRDGTPLMDYDGNITSHLSGILYRNASIVEKGMKPIYIFDGKSSQLKKNTVDKRREIRDESEKKWKEALENHDMAQAKKYASRSAKLSPEIIESSKKLLDLMGIPYIEAAGEGEAQASYMVQKGDAWAVSSQDYDCLLFGANRVVRNLTINSNLGNLEFYELKKVLEKLAISQEDLIKMGILIGTDFNEGLYRVGAKTAFKYAKQGKLDESIAKLEKETNQNIDEVIDLFKNPNVNKDYKIKWNKPKTEEALIFLCDEHGFSEDRVVNTFSKLKKLDSSQKSLEDWF from the coding sequence ATGGGTGTTAAATTAAAAGACATTATAGAACCGGAATCAATTAATTTTAAGTATCTTGAAGGTCGCACAATAGCTATTGATGCATTTAATACCCTTTATCAATTCTTATCAAGCATTCGCCAAAGAGATGGAACTCCATTAATGGACTATGATGGAAATATAACCTCTCATTTAAGTGGAATCCTTTATAGGAATGCATCAATTGTTGAAAAAGGGATGAAGCCTATCTACATTTTTGACGGAAAATCATCACAACTTAAAAAGAATACTGTTGATAAAAGAAGAGAAATACGTGATGAATCTGAAAAAAAATGGAAAGAAGCCCTTGAAAATCATGATATGGCTCAAGCTAAGAAATATGCTTCCCGTTCAGCAAAGTTATCTCCGGAAATTATTGAATCATCTAAAAAATTATTGGATTTAATGGGAATTCCATATATTGAAGCTGCCGGAGAAGGTGAAGCTCAGGCATCATATATGGTTCAAAAGGGGGATGCATGGGCAGTTTCTTCACAGGATTATGATTGTTTGCTTTTTGGTGCAAATAGAGTTGTTAGAAATTTAACCATTAATTCTAATTTAGGCAATTTGGAATTTTATGAACTTAAAAAAGTTCTTGAAAAACTAGCTATTAGCCAAGAAGATCTCATTAAGATGGGAATTCTCATTGGAACTGATTTTAATGAAGGATTATATAGAGTAGGTGCCAAAACTGCTTTTAAATATGCAAAACAAGGAAAACTTGATGAATCAATAGCTAAATTAGAAAAAGAAACTAATCAAAATATTGATGAAGTTATTGACCTATTTAAAAATCCTAATGTAAATAAAGATTACAAAATTAAATGGAATAAACCAAAAACAGAAGAAGCTCTTATTTTTTTATGTGATGAACATGGTTTTTCCGAAGACAGAGTTGTAAACACTTTTTCAAAACTTAAAAAACTAGACTCTAGTCAAAAAAGTTTAGAAGATTGGTTTTAA
- a CDS encoding DUF2119 domain-containing protein, with amino-acid sequence MSYFRHIDNGEGSTKLFVGGVHGNEGKTAFKFLDKLKEEDFSKGQIFIYNFDKSPYISTLDEKYFESPMGKTILELIEDIKPDFYTELHCYNIKNFEKLTSMDRFNTIGVPPLIDMGNHVLMGSISPIIRTKYFSVNNICKTLEFPCLDKLNDDVVAKYNFDMDLSFNTYFNILKTLAIEPNRKSYENKMAELYPKQVDLAIDFAKKIFGEFFPPY; translated from the coding sequence ATGAGCTATTTTAGACATATTGATAATGGGGAGGGTTCCACTAAATTGTTTGTTGGTGGAGTCCATGGAAATGAAGGTAAAACTGCTTTTAAGTTTTTAGATAAGCTTAAAGAGGAAGACTTTTCCAAAGGTCAAATATTTATCTATAACTTTGATAAATCTCCATATATTTCTACTTTAGATGAAAAATATTTTGAATCTCCAATGGGTAAGACCATTTTGGAGTTAATAGAAGATATAAAACCAGATTTTTATACTGAACTTCACTGTTACAACATAAAAAATTTTGAGAAACTTACTTCAATGGATCGTTTCAATACCATTGGTGTTCCTCCTTTAATTGATATGGGAAATCATGTGTTAATGGGTTCTATTTCTCCAATTATCAGAACAAAATATTTCTCTGTTAATAATATCTGTAAAACTTTAGAATTTCCATGTTTAGATAAACTGAACGATGATGTTGTTGCTAAGTATAACTTTGACATGGATCTATCCTTCAATACTTATTTTAATATTTTAAAAACACTAGCTATAGAGCCTAATCGTAAATCTTATGAAAATAAGATGGCTGAATTATATCCTAAGCAGGTAGATTTAGCTATTGATTTTGCTAAGAAAATTTTTGGTGAATTTTTCCCACCTTACTAA